From the genome of Mycoplasma putrefaciens KS1, one region includes:
- a CDS encoding MSC_0620 family F1-like ATPase-associated subunit, which yields MKKFKSKLVLLTNLSVFSVLTPVSFSLINQTTTTATKNIALYQEERTNGSSISSNESVSDQPTSDPSFPTFKSEAEKKIKETAGEVFDKITKFIDEKLKEINLNKEDKSNDYVSNLQKKVYLTALNNLYNKSKKEEFTKSPSKFGFDITFPYILANYKEHNTGTVIFNGKKYENIRLSPDKEFDYSKLVDQKEKGEVIKGNEKIINTIKVHNFNIELKGYLDKWKEQVLEMFYNENDIPKIGEDFILESNNNSNSDVNVDNYSAKILSKHKDWEQYIINKIKPKFIDFDLTRNQEYKDESESQPTPPPTPTIPDPLKPVIPDKKPDSVNVSQIIQALPQLSPYVSYEHADADTIDEIISKFDSETDQDRKKKFFFFKNPINTRFEYTVEEKANSTSGEQYVTVKIKDLVNESKSRTYQTQIINPNKNVKYSYLLQKQNEEIQKSFLGLYKSLMLDEKLDYKTIGHGDLQSATLGVVESANKIVNDINFQEYWSNLLRSNYSSVDDNQINDDEYLPSVVTRTSKSLINKILSSLIASNINNQPAFNVLANAFVVLKSDLDGFTVHEASRQAFIKKAEKHNLDLKYMDKTFINLDKANTRLTSSANDKFKNFNPLKWFESYIENVKDAREYVEIIKVLLSTAEFDKDSKEYQELDKYYQLAIQKNHDEQKMANNSSLTIGIILLTLSILFIIANSFIYIYKNQNRQKLKSTFIVLTIFASSITLISIILIIIGLRG from the coding sequence ATGAAGAAATTTAAATCAAAGTTAGTTTTATTAACTAATCTTTCTGTATTTTCAGTCTTAACTCCTGTTAGTTTTTCTTTAATTAATCAAACCACAACAACAGCAACTAAGAATATAGCTTTATATCAAGAAGAGAGAACTAATGGATCATCTATATCTTCAAACGAAAGTGTTAGTGATCAACCAACAAGTGATCCATCATTTCCAACTTTTAAGTCAGAAGCTGAAAAAAAGATAAAAGAAACAGCTGGTGAAGTATTTGACAAAATCACAAAATTTATAGATGAAAAGTTAAAAGAAATCAATTTAAATAAAGAAGATAAAAGTAATGATTATGTTTCAAATCTTCAGAAAAAAGTATATTTAACAGCATTAAATAATTTATATAATAAATCTAAAAAAGAAGAATTTACAAAATCTCCTTCAAAGTTCGGATTTGATATAACTTTTCCTTATATTTTAGCCAATTACAAAGAACATAATACTGGAACTGTAATTTTTAATGGTAAGAAATATGAAAATATCAGACTAAGTCCTGATAAAGAATTTGATTATTCAAAACTTGTTGATCAAAAGGAAAAGGGAGAGGTTATTAAAGGTAACGAAAAAATTATTAACACTATAAAAGTACATAATTTTAATATTGAGCTAAAAGGTTATTTAGACAAATGAAAAGAACAAGTATTGGAAATGTTTTATAACGAAAATGATATTCCAAAAATAGGTGAAGATTTTATTCTTGAATCTAACAATAATTCTAATAGTGACGTTAATGTAGATAACTATTCAGCAAAAATTTTAAGTAAACATAAAGACTGGGAACAGTATATTATCAATAAAATAAAACCTAAATTTATTGACTTTGATTTAACTAGAAATCAAGAATATAAAGATGAAAGCGAATCACAACCAACCCCTCCACCAACTCCAACTATTCCAGATCCGTTAAAACCAGTTATTCCTGATAAGAAACCAGATTCTGTTAATGTTAGTCAGATAATCCAAGCTCTTCCTCAACTAAGTCCATATGTAAGTTATGAACATGCTGATGCTGATACTATTGATGAGATTATAAGTAAGTTTGATTCAGAAACTGATCAAGACAGAAAAAAGAAGTTTTTCTTCTTTAAAAACCCCATTAACACGAGATTTGAATATACAGTCGAAGAAAAAGCTAATTCAACTTCAGGTGAACAATACGTAACAGTTAAAATAAAAGATTTAGTAAATGAAAGTAAATCTAGAACTTATCAAACTCAAATTATTAACCCAAACAAAAATGTTAAATATAGTTATTTACTGCAAAAACAAAACGAAGAAATTCAAAAATCATTTTTAGGTTTATATAAATCTCTAATGTTAGATGAAAAACTAGACTATAAAACTATAGGACACGGAGATTTACAATCCGCAACCTTAGGAGTGGTTGAAAGTGCTAATAAAATAGTTAATGATATAAATTTCCAAGAATATTGATCAAACTTATTAAGAAGTAATTATTCTTCAGTTGATGATAATCAAATAAATGATGATGAGTATCTTCCAAGCGTAGTTACTAGAACATCAAAATCACTAATTAATAAAATTTTAAGTTCTTTAATAGCATCAAATATAAATAACCAACCTGCTTTTAATGTACTAGCTAATGCGTTTGTAGTTTTAAAATCTGATTTAGACGGATTCACAGTACACGAAGCGTCTAGACAGGCATTTATCAAAAAAGCTGAAAAACATAATTTAGACTTAAAGTATATGGATAAAACATTTATAAATTTAGATAAGGCAAATACTAGATTAACATCTTCAGCAAATGATAAGTTCAAAAACTTTAACCCATTAAAATGATTTGAAAGTTATATTGAAAATGTTAAAGATGCTAGAGAATATGTCGAAATCATTAAAGTTTTATTATCAACAGCTGAATTTGACAAAGACTCAAAAGAATATCAAGAATTAGATAAATATTATCAATTAGCAATTCAAAAAAATCACGATGAACAAAAAATGGCTAATAACTCATCACTTACAATTGGAATTATTTTATTAACTTTAAGTATCTTATTTATCATAGCTAATAGTTTTATTTACATTTATAAAAATCAAAATAGACAAAAATTAAAATCAACATTTATTGTCTTAACTATCTTTGCATCAAGCATTACTTTAATATCAATTATACTAATCATCATAGGATTGAGAGGATAA
- the mip gene encoding Ig-specific serine endopeptidase MIP, protein MKLLNKLLLISSTSTIVLPSLLVVACNRVTENSISNLSIEQVDDFINSIKSEDDLKKVAEFEFEVVFGRKKSLSETLPTEIEASASSLKIKLREKKYKDNVTISVESARTNRTATANTSNIEGKVTLFISILNRKNNKSQARQLVLSGLSRNAGFDHNSRQEVDPLAAFGGPEGVKKYSENNQKQRFKSDNDTYIKRLESMYNPDGADKAVDIKQRFGLDISQDDQAKFDKLAEEVNFDSYYNAALKGFTLPVYENDNSKMVKKLRINDNPEVNKGPSFTDSLGTDHSKSNGLARTLINETYKTIAEQTFQVKFTYVKDFANEIGLLEKHKALISSWDESKVEDFKNDQIGKLEYQYKIEIEQIERQIKSLFENDEGIKSTRQKEIEEKRLELDKKRKEIEKHNRESLIKLQEKEIQELQKRRNEGKELGSESGTMWIMDYQLDSSDPVKFYFGTNSHVAKALTSKLTAISITRIKDSVEVGQKLMLNSFDPNFETFTFEINEKNKDSISAIFHATDFVNSKPSDYLVKEQADKYKDAGFYADFAVIEFDFEKLLSNKNFHVMSAKKPKDDYKNYEAKKLAKILTNDYSKKEGKQIKFKSDSYLTNYAKIDRPIIIENSDQLDNLENIYVLGYPTSENDYYLDQHEDANQIRDKKTDFSLWINADSKYYGAIIKQEGSSGSYKQNDLLRGNFLSYQIGYRSFIDKPGLTDAFLAAHRVGNDLYTLTQNGQTKQYFNFGLELMPRFYAPAGGASGSSVRNKNNELIAVYHASNNSAKTGLATMFRSPGYNYNDLFGSYNLPQYDLIYGNGKNQKNSYRHEMLKKYNGKLKTKLFKDGFNEKDIPKEFKFPEKSK, encoded by the coding sequence GTGAAATTATTAAATAAATTGCTATTGATTAGTAGTACATCTACTATTGTTCTTCCTAGTTTATTAGTTGTTGCATGTAACAGAGTTACAGAAAATTCGATCTCTAATCTGTCAATAGAACAAGTTGATGATTTTATTAATTCTATAAAATCAGAAGATGATTTAAAAAAGGTCGCTGAATTTGAGTTCGAAGTAGTATTTGGAAGAAAGAAAAGTTTATCTGAAACCTTACCAACAGAAATTGAAGCATCAGCATCAAGTTTGAAAATTAAATTAAGAGAAAAAAAATATAAAGATAATGTAACTATTTCTGTAGAAAGTGCAAGAACTAATAGAACAGCAACAGCTAACACATCAAATATTGAAGGCAAAGTAACTTTATTTATTAGCATTTTAAATAGAAAAAATAATAAATCACAAGCTAGACAATTGGTTCTTTCAGGTCTTTCAAGAAATGCTGGTTTTGATCATAATTCAAGACAAGAAGTAGATCCTTTGGCTGCATTTGGTGGCCCTGAAGGTGTTAAAAAATATAGTGAAAATAACCAAAAACAACGATTTAAATCTGACAATGACACATATATCAAAAGACTTGAATCTATGTATAATCCCGATGGTGCTGATAAAGCAGTCGATATCAAACAAAGGTTTGGATTAGATATTTCACAAGATGATCAAGCAAAATTTGATAAATTAGCTGAAGAAGTTAATTTTGATAGTTACTATAATGCTGCTTTAAAAGGTTTTACTCTCCCAGTTTATGAAAATGATAATAGTAAAATGGTTAAAAAACTAAGAATAAATGATAACCCAGAAGTAAATAAAGGTCCTTCATTTACAGATTCTTTGGGTACTGATCATTCAAAATCAAATGGACTTGCCAGAACTTTAATCAATGAAACATATAAAACAATAGCTGAACAAACCTTTCAAGTAAAATTCACATATGTAAAAGACTTTGCTAATGAAATAGGACTTTTAGAAAAGCACAAAGCTTTAATTAGTTCTTGAGATGAATCTAAAGTTGAAGATTTTAAAAATGATCAAATAGGCAAATTGGAATATCAATATAAAATTGAGATTGAACAAATTGAAAGACAAATTAAATCTTTATTTGAAAACGATGAAGGTATAAAGTCAACTAGACAAAAGGAAATAGAAGAAAAAAGATTAGAGCTAGACAAAAAACGTAAGGAAATAGAAAAGCATAACAGAGAAAGTTTAATTAAGCTTCAAGAAAAAGAAATACAAGAATTACAAAAAAGAAGAAATGAAGGCAAAGAGCTAGGTTCAGAATCTGGAACAATGTGAATAATGGATTATCAATTAGATAGTAGTGACCCAGTAAAGTTTTACTTTGGAACTAACTCTCATGTTGCTAAAGCACTAACAAGTAAATTAACAGCAATTTCAATTACTAGAATTAAAGATTCGGTAGAAGTTGGACAAAAATTAATGCTAAATTCATTTGATCCAAATTTTGAAACATTTACATTTGAGATAAATGAAAAAAATAAGGACTCAATATCAGCAATTTTTCATGCAACTGACTTTGTTAATAGCAAACCTTCTGATTATCTAGTAAAAGAGCAAGCAGACAAATACAAAGATGCAGGATTTTATGCAGACTTTGCAGTAATTGAGTTTGATTTTGAGAAATTATTATCTAACAAGAATTTTCATGTGATGAGTGCTAAAAAGCCGAAAGATGACTATAAGAATTACGAAGCTAAGAAATTAGCAAAAATATTAACAAATGACTATTCCAAAAAAGAAGGGAAGCAAATTAAATTTAAATCTGATTCATACTTAACAAATTATGCAAAAATTGATAGACCAATTATAATCGAAAATAGCGACCAACTAGACAATCTAGAAAATATCTATGTTTTAGGTTACCCAACTTCAGAAAACGACTATTATTTAGATCAGCATGAAGATGCAAATCAAATAAGAGATAAAAAGACTGACTTTTCACTTTGAATAAATGCTGATAGTAAGTATTATGGAGCAATTATAAAACAAGAAGGATCTTCTGGTAGTTATAAACAAAATGACCTATTAAGAGGAAACTTCTTATCATATCAAATTGGATATCGCTCATTTATAGATAAACCAGGATTAACAGATGCATTTCTAGCAGCTCACAGAGTAGGTAATGACTTGTATACACTTACTCAAAATGGACAAACAAAGCAATATTTCAACTTTGGATTAGAATTAATGCCAAGGTTTTATGCACCTGCTGGTGGGGCATCTGGATCAAGTGTTAGAAATAAAAATAATGAATTAATTGCTGTTTATCATGCTTCTAATAATTCGGCAAAAACAGGGTTAGCAACCATGTTTAGATCTCCTGGATATAATTATAATGATTTGTTTGGAAGTTATAATTTGCCTCAATATGATTTAATCTACGGAAATGGAAAAAATCAAAAAAACTCGTATAGACATGAAATGCTAAAAAAATATAACGGTAAATTAAAAACAAAATTATTTAAAGATGGTTTTAATGAAAAAGATATTCCGAAAGAATTTAAATTCCCCGAAAAATCAAAATAA
- a CDS encoding MSC_0621 family F1-like ATPase epsilon subunit, translating to MNLNSSFNLTINFIESKKTLNFDRVAVAFNIDEQEDWMELANDFLVGYQMLLLKIYHYKTRQYKYLFCKNTHILVSKNTITVNTFSSSEFYTQNFVKNQNDQLLKKVNKKINSLLAMQKIGLDLEKLIELKQLQEQQYQLKMIKELSLRRENYEEI from the coding sequence ATGAACTTAAATAGTAGTTTTAATTTAACAATTAATTTTATTGAATCTAAAAAGACTCTAAATTTTGATCGTGTGGCAGTGGCTTTTAATATTGATGAGCAAGAAGATTGAATGGAATTAGCAAATGATTTTTTAGTAGGTTATCAAATGCTATTATTAAAAATTTATCATTATAAAACAAGACAATATAAATACTTATTTTGTAAAAACACTCACATTTTAGTTTCAAAAAACACTATTACTGTTAATACCTTTTCTTCATCAGAATTTTATACTCAAAACTTTGTAAAAAATCAAAATGATCAATTATTAAAAAAAGTTAATAAAAAAATAAATTCACTACTAGCAATGCAAAAAATTGGCCTAGATCTTGAAAAGCTAATTGAACTTAAACAATTACAAGAACAACAATACCAGCTAAAAATGATTAAAGAATTAAGTCTAAGAAGGGAGAATTATGAAGAAATTTAA
- a CDS encoding MSC_0619 family F1-like ATPase alpha subunit, which translates to MKQKLNQEAITINPKIAAIYDYIIQVEGEFDYHQQQVFISPNNHKARLFLISATQNSAYLLCNLEGLKLGIGDEIELSDQSNEVFTSKEHFNKVIDIYGNAILPVNKTINKKASDPSSEIFKLSHELMRVQRLNEQLYTGLTVIDLLIPIGKGQRELIIGDRQTGKTHIALNTVINQAKKGLKCVYVAIGQKRETISRIYNTLEKHDALKNTIIIDAPATSAYEQYLAPYVGMAHAENISLNDDVLIIFDDLTKHANIFREIALLSNRPVGKEAMPGDMFFAHSQLLERAGSFKNTKTITALPIIQTTDNDLTSLVSSNVISITDGQIVTSSKLFSQGVLPAIDIDFSVSRTGSSVQNKSMTKIAADIGKTYRKYKRQLKLASLDYKLNDQVADLMYKGKMIDKLFLQKGYLLYTYNFILIMSKIIQWSLIKTIKDEQKALLFLDYFINHHHEGKRQFELIASGQAYNEEMTKNYFAFALKQYSDYFNLNWEIDNEYDFLEIDKAFLHKAAEKLGDN; encoded by the coding sequence ATGAAGCAAAAACTTAATCAAGAAGCAATAACTATAAATCCAAAAATTGCAGCAATTTATGATTATATTATTCAAGTTGAAGGAGAATTTGATTATCATCAACAGCAAGTTTTTATTTCACCAAATAATCATAAAGCTAGATTATTTTTAATTAGTGCTACACAAAACTCAGCATACCTATTATGTAATTTAGAAGGATTAAAATTAGGAATTGGTGATGAAATAGAATTATCAGATCAATCAAATGAAGTTTTTACTAGTAAAGAACACTTTAATAAAGTAATTGATATTTATGGAAATGCTATTTTACCAGTTAATAAAACTATTAATAAAAAAGCTAGTGATCCTTCAAGTGAAATCTTTAAGTTAAGTCACGAGCTAATGAGAGTTCAAAGATTAAATGAACAGCTTTATACTGGTTTAACTGTTATTGATTTATTAATTCCAATCGGAAAAGGTCAGCGTGAGTTAATTATTGGAGATCGTCAAACAGGAAAAACTCACATCGCACTAAATACAGTGATTAATCAAGCTAAAAAAGGACTAAAATGTGTTTATGTTGCGATTGGTCAAAAAAGAGAAACTATTTCAAGAATTTATAATACTTTAGAAAAACATGATGCTTTAAAAAATACTATTATTATTGATGCACCAGCAACTAGTGCTTATGAACAATACCTAGCTCCTTATGTTGGCATGGCTCATGCTGAAAACATCTCACTTAATGATGATGTGTTAATTATTTTTGATGATCTAACAAAACATGCCAATATTTTTAGAGAAATAGCACTATTGAGTAATCGACCAGTGGGAAAAGAAGCAATGCCTGGAGATATGTTTTTTGCTCATTCTCAACTATTAGAACGTGCTGGATCATTTAAAAATACTAAAACCATTACAGCACTACCGATTATTCAAACTACTGATAATGATCTAACTAGTTTGGTTTCATCAAATGTCATTTCAATTACTGATGGTCAAATTGTTACAAGTAGTAAGTTATTTTCTCAAGGAGTACTACCAGCAATTGATATTGACTTTTCAGTTTCAAGAACTGGAAGCAGTGTACAAAATAAATCAATGACTAAAATTGCTGCTGATATTGGTAAAACTTATCGAAAATATAAAAGACAATTAAAACTTGCTTCATTAGATTACAAGTTAAATGATCAAGTAGCTGATTTAATGTATAAAGGTAAAATGATTGATAAATTATTTTTACAAAAAGGATATTTACTTTATACTTATAATTTTATTTTAATAATGAGTAAGATCATTCAATGATCATTGATCAAGACTATTAAAGATGAACAAAAAGCTTTATTATTTTTAGATTATTTTATTAATCATCATCATGAAGGTAAAAGACAATTTGAACTTATCGCTTCAGGTCAAGCTTATAATGAAGAAATGACTAAAAATTATTTTGCATTTGCTTTGAAACAATACTCAGATTATTTTAACTTAAACTGAGAAATTGACAATGAATATGATTTTTTAGAAATCGATAAAGCATTTTTACATAAAGCAGCTGAGAAATTAGGTGATAATTAA
- a CDS encoding MSC_0624 family F1-like ATPase-associated membrane protein: MINSSIKLTDKKSYNQITSLVLEKQKNKIITIYKLVSLLLFFITLGLFLFLINYALFYEQTLLLIAFNFSTDAFQEANWGFIFRLAILGFLYLYGFKNAYLNIYQNKTHIKLYSIWFSLYLLTSLSGFILFFTYKHTNVNQVFYLLYSLIPLLLIDISYVIFSFYTKRKTNPLIYANKKLLIIDLLSRVSLVAITFLFFGLWISASIETSSMIINNSFYDSIYKIFKFKGFLNFLIIIASFLVLGLLLIGLKIYTIFAIIYKQIDTTNLKNKFDYYLTGLAVIILWLISLVPIKIEPTHTRFTTDDKFDYLNLLFSLFNVVILIAFVYLQYFKKHKLITNKLVVNNYLISYLWIIWVVFMISNFLTDQVQVSLINLIINIVLTIISFALHYHKNKFSSYSNALLIVINLQILFIVGLIYGLNHILLSNHNKSLYILDTRLTINQIISIVIVLVQTSYYLYYLINSVISINQIKKIDI; this comes from the coding sequence ATGATAAATAGTTCTATTAAACTAACTGATAAGAAAAGTTATAATCAGATAACTAGTTTAGTTTTAGAAAAACAAAAAAATAAAATTATAACGATCTATAAATTAGTATCATTATTACTTTTTTTTATTACACTTGGTTTATTCTTATTTTTAATTAACTATGCATTGTTTTATGAACAAACTTTGTTACTAATAGCTTTTAACTTCTCAACCGATGCTTTTCAAGAAGCTAACTGAGGTTTTATCTTTAGATTAGCCATTTTAGGATTTTTATATTTATATGGTTTTAAAAATGCTTATCTAAATATCTATCAAAATAAAACTCATATAAAGTTATATTCAATTTGATTTAGCTTATATTTACTAACTTCGTTATCTGGTTTTATCTTATTTTTTACTTATAAGCATACTAATGTCAATCAAGTGTTTTATCTTTTATATAGTTTAATACCGCTATTATTAATAGACATATCATATGTGATTTTTAGTTTTTATACAAAAAGAAAAACTAATCCATTGATTTATGCAAATAAAAAATTATTAATTATAGATTTACTTTCAAGAGTTAGTCTAGTTGCAATTACTTTTCTTTTCTTTGGTTTATGAATCAGTGCAAGCATTGAAACTAGTTCAATGATTATTAATAACTCATTTTATGACTCAATTTATAAAATATTTAAATTTAAAGGTTTTTTAAACTTTTTAATTATCATAGCTAGTTTTTTAGTTTTAGGGTTATTATTAATTGGTTTAAAAATTTATACAATTTTTGCAATAATTTATAAACAAATTGATACAACTAATTTAAAAAATAAGTTTGATTATTATCTGACAGGTTTAGCTGTTATTATCTTATGACTAATAAGTTTAGTACCTATAAAAATAGAACCAACTCATACACGCTTCACTACAGATGATAAATTTGATTATTTAAACTTATTATTTAGTTTATTTAACGTTGTAATTTTAATAGCATTTGTTTATTTGCAATACTTTAAAAAACATAAATTAATTACTAATAAATTAGTTGTTAATAATTACTTAATTAGTTATTTATGAATTATTTGAGTAGTTTTTATGATTTCAAACTTTTTAACAGATCAAGTGCAAGTTTCATTAATTAACTTAATTATTAATATTGTTTTAACAATTATTAGTTTTGCACTACATTATCATAAAAATAAGTTTAGTAGTTATTCTAATGCTTTATTAATAGTGATTAATCTTCAAATTCTATTTATTGTTGGATTAATTTATGGATTAAATCATATTTTATTATCAAATCATAATAAGTCGTTATACATACTTGATACTAGACTAACTATTAATCAAATTATTTCAATCGTAATTGTTTTAGTTCAAACTAGTTATTATCTTTACTATTTAATTAATTCAGTGATTTCAATTAACCAAATTAAAAAAATCGATATATAG
- a CDS encoding MSC_0622 family F1-like ATPase gamma subunit produces MDLKKVENKLNNFKKIHSKVINDKNIIQIDIIKQNSLLTHYLSNSLLNQYLILAIKQQYQIKNTLISHNPKTNNNWLTKLSKVFLKPKQLWIYLTEEQKYQTDSYSRYETHILQTLKHKNIDFITIGSRAEQFCLNNNLNVVYSLDLKQTNLDLSWKLTEIIKLLFSQQNYQSLCFVINSNKNKNKHFTILPLSEFDIVSLSEKELKHQSINISKFKIYPNIDQYLNIQVDSFIKNSIESLLVESSFYKAKNELIRINKIINEVDEEIQKLNKKIIRIKREKEIEEIVLLVSANKRFVL; encoded by the coding sequence ATGGATTTAAAAAAAGTTGAAAATAAGTTAAATAATTTCAAAAAAATTCACTCAAAAGTTATTAATGATAAAAACATTATTCAAATTGATATTATTAAGCAAAACAGTTTATTAACTCATTATCTATCTAATAGTTTATTAAACCAATACTTAATTTTAGCAATCAAACAACAATATCAAATTAAAAACACTTTAATAAGTCACAACCCAAAAACTAATAATAACTGGTTAACTAAGTTGTCTAAAGTTTTTTTAAAACCTAAACAACTATGGATCTATTTAACTGAAGAACAAAAATATCAAACTGATTCTTATTCAAGATATGAAACACATATTTTACAAACTCTGAAACACAAAAATATTGATTTTATAACCATTGGATCAAGAGCAGAACAATTTTGTTTAAACAATAATTTAAATGTTGTTTATAGTTTAGATTTAAAGCAAACAAATTTAGATCTATCGTGGAAATTAACTGAAATAATTAAATTATTATTTAGTCAACAAAACTATCAGTCACTGTGTTTTGTAATTAATTCTAATAAAAACAAAAATAAACACTTTACTATTCTGCCATTATCTGAATTTGACATAGTTTCACTAAGTGAAAAAGAGCTTAAACACCAATCAATTAATATTTCGAAATTTAAAATTTATCCAAATATTGATCAATATCTAAATATTCAAGTAGATAGTTTTATTAAAAATTCAATTGAATCTTTACTAGTAGAATCATCATTTTATAAAGCAAAAAATGAACTAATTAGAATTAATAAGATTATTAATGAAGTTGATGAAGAAATTCAAAAACTAAATAAAAAGATCATCAGAATTAAACGCGAAAAAGAAATTGAAGAGATCGTTTTATTAGTTAGTGCAAATAAACGTTTTGTACTATAA
- a CDS encoding DUF2714 domain-containing protein produces the protein MKKNHQNQNLISFDLFSLFNQLTNSQDYISYKKLIASVLLKANLGFSSEQYHQFEKMTEQALKNKYDLLLNDFVISFNVDLKYGFNILVPVLISQESTNNEAISFVSHTDLKLNNFLKIFNLFITKLVDQNKIVEIFPSILIYRSKNTQSLKIAFDDKYLAVRGS, from the coding sequence ATGAAAAAAAATCATCAAAATCAAAATCTGATTAGCTTTGATCTTTTTAGTTTATTTAACCAGTTAACAAACTCTCAAGACTATATAAGTTATAAAAAGTTAATCGCAAGTGTTTTGTTAAAAGCTAATTTAGGTTTTAGTTCTGAGCAATATCATCAATTTGAAAAAATGACTGAACAAGCACTAAAAAATAAATATGATTTATTATTAAATGATTTTGTAATTTCATTTAATGTTGATCTTAAATATGGCTTTAACATTTTAGTACCAGTGTTAATTAGTCAAGAATCAACAAATAACGAAGCAATCAGTTTTGTTAGTCACACTGATTTAAAACTAAACAACTTTTTAAAGATATTTAACTTATTTATCACTAAACTAGTTGATCAAAATAAAATTGTTGAAATTTTTCCAAGCATTCTTATTTATCGATCAAAAAACACTCAGTCATTAAAAATTGCTTTTGATGACAAATACTTAGCTGTCAGAGGTAGTTAA